The sequence below is a genomic window from Apium graveolens cultivar Ventura unplaced genomic scaffold, ASM990537v1 ctg5183, whole genome shotgun sequence.
TTCTCCAGATTGGGAAATTGCCTATCACATGCTGTGATGATATTGCAAGGACAACATAGCTCTTGCGGAAGACGTGAAGAGAAGCTGAAAAGGCCAAGTGAGCTCTGAGTAGCCAACATCAAATCCTTGTAGActctatattttctttaatttgtaGTAGAAATCTTACACTCATGAAAGCAGTGATATCAATATGCTTTTAGCTTTTGTATAACTATGTTGTTGTGATTTCCGATCACGGATTAACTTTAGAACTTTTTTTTAGATTTGCAAAGTTAATTTCATTtgattacttgttatattttgtgTAAGACAACGCTTTTAAGAACCAAGCTTCATTAAAATATCATGTCTTTAATACTAAAACAATGCTTTCGAACACAAAACTTCGGTGCAAAATTAACTCTCACAACACTagtaaaccattgtctatataatattaagatattgtatcaaaggtattcatgcaatacatttggacaaataaacagttgtatgtatctgatcatgccatacattaaaatccaaaactgttgtgtgtagaaatttattacaagagttctacgagctcaatttcatttttgttgtctatctgaatacacaacaacgtttatataacaataagtgttgtaggattggttttaatgttataccttacacaacggttttctgagtttgtgagaacccttgagtaatgtcgcttgttacgacgaaaacaagcaaaaaacgttgtcttttctggatgtaatacaacgggcttaatccataatcattgtctgtATAATCTCAGACAATGTTTTTTAGCCGTTGTCTGATCCAACTAACAGACGGCGGCTCAATAGTCAACGGAAAAATAGGGTATCAGACACGGACATAAACCGTTGTTGAAGCTTGTTTTCCTTGTAGTGTATCAACAACCTTGAAGTTGTGTAAACTCAAAGTAAAAAATGGTTGGAGTGACAAGAGTTTCACTGAAATGCTGAAACTTTTAGCAGAAATGCTTCCTGCAAAAAATGAGCTTCCCACTTCCACATACGAGGCGAAGAAGATATTATGTCCAATGGGTATGAATGTAAAGAAGATACATGCTTGTCCAAATGATTGTGTGCTCTTTCGCAAGGAGCATGAACATTTACACACATGTGCAAAGTGTGGAGCCTCCCGATATAAGCGGGATGAAATAATTCTTCTATTAATGACAAGAGGCCTCCTGTCAAGGTGTTGCGCTACTTACCCATAGTGGAACAATTTAGACGTCTCTTTGCAAATTCCAATGATGCAAAGCTTGTAAGGTGGCATGTGGAAGGGAGAAAATCAGATGGAATGCTCCGACACCCGGCTGACTCTCCGCAATGGAGAACCATTGATGGTAAATTCCCAGAATTTGGAGGAGAAGTTAGAAATCTACGACTAGGGCTTTGTGCAAACGGCATGAATCCGTATCGCACTCTAAGCTCTACACATAGCACTTGGCCGGTTCTTCTAACGATATATAACTTGCCTCCTTGGCTATGCATGAAGCGTAAGTACATCATGTTGACATTGTTAATCCCTGGTCCTAAAGAAGCTGGAAATAATATAGATGTTTATCTTCAGCCACTTATGGAGGATTTAAAGTTATTGTGGGATCAAGGTGAGAAGATGTATGATGCATACAGTTAGATATATTTCAATTTGCGTGCCATAATCTTCTCCACTATAAGTGACTTTCCCGGCTATGGTAACCTCTCAGGTTACACGATTAAAGGAGCTAAAGCATGTCCGATTTGTGAAGATGCTATGATTGATCTTCGTTTGAAGAACTGCAAAAAAAATGTATATATGGGTCATCGCACGTTTCTTCCACTTACTCACCCTTATCGTAAGAGGAAAAACGATTTTGATGGGACTATCGAGACTCGAGTGGCTCGTTTTCCTTTAACCGGGAAGGAGGTCTTTGAAAGAGTTAAAGACATTGATGTTGTTCTTGGGAAGCTGTATAAAAAGCCAACTCCGAATAGTatttggaagaaaagatctaTATTTTGGGATCTACCATATTGGGAACACTTGCAAGTGAGACATTGCCTTGACTTTATGCATATTGAAAAAAATGTTTGTGAAAGCATTATTAGGACACTATTGAATATACCTGGTAAGACGAAGGATGGGATGAAAGCCAGGCTAGACTTGTAAGAGCTGGGTGTACGAGCTGAGTTAGCACCACAACAATCTGGTAAACGTGCGTATCTAC
It includes:
- the LOC141702462 gene encoding uncharacterized protein LOC141702462: MYAFDSLKFCKLVLKLCYGLQEHFVKRRQHLVGHNNSSIKALEILTGWYILVQAASVRKSKEETDRTWKRRQDHMPCRDCYNLKKYPNIDTVREHLFRRGFMEDYTKWIWHGEGIHTSKTETSSKIYESYGDSMPRNEEDDAENDRVEEMIQDVEEILVHQPEVLENLVDDSKRPLYHGCNDKDGNYKDPKVKEIVEEIASIALGDQRTGLVVDYIMKIVGIDDLKKEVDKRGKDEDVTRRTSQSSPRSTARKGGIFRKQDIDSLFMEVSQRPPVKVLRYLPIVEQFRRLFANSNDAKLVRWHVEGRKSDGMLRHPADSPQWRTIDGKFPEFGGEVRNLRLGLCANGMNPYRTLSSTHSTWPVLLTIYNLPPWLCMKRKYIMLTLLIPGPKEAGNNIDVYLQPLMEDLKLLWDQGYTIKGAKACPICEDAMIDLRLKNCKKNVYMGHRTFLPLTHPYRKRKNDFDGTIETRVARFPLTGKEVFERVKDIDVVLGKLYKKPTPNSIWKKRSIFWDLPYWEHLQVRHCLDFMHIEKNVCESIIRTLLNIPGKTKDGMKARLDL